The Haematobia irritans isolate KBUSLIRL chromosome 1, ASM5000362v1, whole genome shotgun sequence DNA segment CTTATATCAAATGGGATTTACGATTTGAATGCTCAATGGCGGCCAGTAATTCATGCTTTTGTCGCACATACAGTCTACCCTTTTTCCAGGGATTTTGTAAGAGTAAAGGTTTAAAATCATCTCGTAAACATCGTTCCCTGGCACCAATGACAGCCACCAAACAGAAATTGTCCAAGACATCGGCAGAATAGATGGGACCATTGCTACCCTTTAGAACAGCAGCCATATTCAATTGCTTCACCACCAAATTGATTACCTCTCGGGCAGAAGTTTTTGCGGTAACATGTAATTTTAAACTAGTACCGGAAGCTAAACCCGTATTATAAGCTGTGTAGACCTGTATTATTCCGGAGGGAGTGTTGTGTTGTGGTACAGCTTCTGAAGCATTTTCGGAGGCAAGACTTGGACAACTACTCGCTGTGTATTCTTCTGTGCTGTTTAGTCTTTGCATTTGTTTGCTGGTGGATGCTTTGGGAGCAATATTTTCATCCAAGCTGGATGATGTGGAACTCTTCATATCCGTTTGTAGAGCACTAAGCGAGGATTTCAGGTATACAGCATTGTCCCTTAGATTCGCACTGGATGCGGATTTTACTTTCTCAGCAGTTTTAATTTGTTTGCTCTCATATTCTCCATTATAGTTGACTTTCAGCGATTGACTCGAGCCCAAATTGTGAGGATCTGTGACCAAGTATGGAGCCGAGCTGGATGAGTGCACTGTAATCATGGGAGTTACGGGTGTCGATGAAGTTGGTGTTATATTCGAACTGGTGCGCTTACGTTGTAAACCCTGAATATgcttttgattttgtttggCTGCTTCGCTGAGTGTATCATCAGATCGTGATGGGGGTACACTAAACATTTGACCAAAATCGCTGGTGCTTGTTAGGGCCGAGTCGTTGGCTGAGTAAAAACTATGTGTCGTACAGTGGGATGTTACTGAATCGCCCGAATTCTTTCTTAGCGATGATCCCATATCGGTTGATACAAAATCACCTTGGACTTGCAATAGATTGGAGGTTGTAATCGTTGAAGGAGTTGCAAGAGTTGAACTTGTTACTGTTAGGGGTTGATTTAACGTCTGCTGCTTTTGGCTATATGCCATAGATGTTGCTGGAGATGGCTGTGACGTCGGAGTTGTGGCGGCTGAGAGACCTAAATTTTGTTCTGACTTAGAATGTTCTGGTCCCAAATTTGAGCTGCTATGGCTAGAATCTGGACCTGGCCAGCTACCTCTACCCGATCCTGATTTATGGAATTTCATATCACCTCGCAGCGGAGGCTGCAGTAGTTGGGGATTTGGAGTTGAGGCCTGCTctgaattttgagcaaattctaAAATATCCTTCATCGCTGCCGAGGGTGGTGCATTCTTGTCACGAGCGAATGCAATGACATCCATTAGCCATCGCACTGACTTCCATACTGCATTGAGACTGGCTGTCAATTCCTGTAGCTTGGCCAGACGTTCTTTGGCTGTCTGTAATTCGCTAGTCGAGAATGCCTCTCTTTGCGAATGATTGGCCAGAGTGGTGTCCAGTTCCAGTATACACGAAAGTCtagcatatttttgtataattcctGGTTGGTACGTGGATAGATGAATCATTTCGAATGCCTGTATGCTAAGACTGGCCAAATCCTCACGTTGCAGAAGTAGTTCGGATTGTCCTGGTACAGCACAACTTAATTCCACCGAGGGACATATTATCAGGAAACTAATATCCCTACTATGCTCTATTACTTCCACATCAAATAGTCGGTGGGTTAAAGCATCTTGTGGCTTGATATTCATATACGAAAAAAGCTTATTCGTAGCCGCTGTCAAATCGTACAAAAATAGCCTCTGAACTTCGGTGGTAGCTTCGGTATTCGTATTGAAATCTAAGCCCAACCGCAAGGGGCTAGTACTACGAGTACCATCTTCACGCTTACCATCTGCCGATGTATTGCCTCGCTTTAGCACTTGCCATTCCTCGGCAGAAATATGACTATTATCGCGTACCTTACAATGTGGCAAGACATTGGGTGTTTTGGCGGGTACAACCACTTGAATTTGATCCATGGAACATTGCATTTTCAAATAGCCCAAATATAGGCCAGGACCTAAACGCTGGTGGGCCATTTGATGATATTGCAATTGATCCGTTAGGGAGGATATTAGAATTTCATTGATGTTGTACTCTTCATGTAAAGCTCCCATCTTCTTTTGCAATTTATTCACGGGTAGCCAACGAGaattaagaattgaaacttgttTTTGACTCTTTACCGATTGTATGCAGGTTAACACCACCGTACCGTGATTATCCTTCAGGGGCTTGTAATACAGCTGACCGAGATCGTTGAAACCCAAGGCCGATTGCATTTGACATACGGCTGAGAGTAATTTCGTACGAAAATGATTTGCCGAAGTTAAATTACGTTCCATATCGGTGCGTAGTGATTTCACATCATCCCATGTACAAGCGACCTGTAAGagaaaatggaaaattaaaaattggatgAAAGATTTGGTGACAGTGGGATATAACAAAAAGCTTAACAGTATTGATGGAAAACACAGCAAGCGTTCCTTCGTTAAATCGTGCCCTACCAGTAAGCCACATAACAATAAACACAAGgcctgttaggttaggtggcagcccgatgtatcaggctcacttagactattcagtccattgtgataccacattggtgaactttggtGAACTGTTGGATGAAGGACCTAATGGGTCTAAGAAGAATACCTCGGAAATTATACAATTAGGCAAGGAAGCCTGCAGCTGTGGAATGCATAAATTTTGAGAAGGAGACAAGGAAGGCTAAAAGAATAGTTTTTATCCTGCATGATAGAGGAACTTTCTAGTATTAAGGACAATGCAAGACTtcctaagattttgtcaaatcaaTCTAAGTTTAGTGGAAACTTGCAGAACAACGATGGAATCTGGACTGAATCACCAGAGGAGACTATAGACCTTTTATTGAAACATACTTTCCAGAATGCGAGATGAGCGACACAGCATATATCTGTGGTTtcagaaatttatttacaaTGGAGCAAATAAGGAAATATCAAGTATTGTAACCAAGAGAGCGTTAAATGGGCGATACACGGTTTCGGGCTATACAAATCTCCAGGTTTGGACAGCGTATATGCATGTATGCTTCAGGAGTCTTTCGATCTACTAAGCGAAGCTTATGAGGACTTAATGAGGGTCACATTGCGATTTGGATACATACCAAAGGCCAGGTGGAAGGTTAGGGTGAATTTCATTCCAAAAGCTGGGAAGATAGTGCTCTGAACAGCGAagaattttagacccataagtcTATCATCCTTCTTGTAAATGACTATAGAGAGGATGTTAGATGACTATATAAGAAATCAACTGAGCATGAAACTATTAATCTGTGCTCTGCAATCAGTAGTACATCACATAGAGAAATCTATAACATACGTTGACTATACACTGATGGCGTTTCTTCATATTGAAGCTGCATTTAATAATACAATAATTGATCGAATAGTACTGGCATTAAAGGAGAATGGTGTGGAAGattttaggttatgttaggttagatatagtggcagtccgatatttcagactcacttagactattcagtccattgtggtgaacttctctcttatcactgagtactgcccgattctatgttaagctcaatggcaaggaacctttatagccgagtccgaacggcgttccacattgcagtgaaaccacttagaagctttggaacactcagaaatgtcaccaactttactgaggtgtgataatccacctttgaaaaactttttggtgtttggtagtaactgggtttgaacccacgatcctgtgtattcaaggcgggcatgctaaccattgcaccacggtgggagATTTTATAATAAAGTGGATCGAGGTAATGTTACTTGAATAGAATATAGAGGTTGAACTGGCTAAGACCGCAATATCATTGCCACAGTGCGGAGAAATATCACTCTTGCTATGGCTATTGATAGTAAACGAGGCTTTAATTGAGCTGAGAAGCAAAGGCATTAAGGTAGTGGCGTGACAGTGGATGTCATCCTAATATTGATATCGGGAAAATTCCTTTATACGAACTCAGGTGTGTTGAGTAAAGCTTTACCATATCTTCCAGACTGGAACGGGGGATGTGAATTGGGTGTGAACCCTGGAAGAACAAAGATGATGCTATTCACTAGAAGAAAGATCATTGGATACAAAGTTCCTAAATTTCAAGGGACGAAGTTCAGTCACTTCTAGGTCGATCAACCTGTAATAAcctaaattcaaattattcatATTCTAATtcgtttgtctacaatttcgtgaaaaaaaaaacaataatcgtTTTGACTAACAAATTCGTCTCTTGGATTACCAGAATATAGGCTGAGATTAACACATTTCCAATATATACCTTAGGAAACATTTTTCTCATATCAATGAGTGGAGCCTGATTTAATTTCCAATTTAATAAACAGggacatattttttatacccataatCGAGTTgtgtttgtttcaatttttattgtatAATGACACTTTTTTAAGCACTTTAACTTACCTTCATCAACCAGTGATAGTCACTATTTAAAGTACTAGGGAAGGATTCATCGATTTCTATGACAGGAAGAAAATCTTCACTAGTTACCAATATCTTATCTTCACAATAGACAATGCTCGCCAAATAAATACCcctgaaattaaaaagaataacattaacatacatacataccaaaaaatattttttgtattcaatcacgttaaatcaatttttaattgaattttatttttcaactaattcaattaaaaaaataagttggaatatttgttcaaatatattttaattttttaattgaaaaattttttgttcatagTACTAGATGAGTGGAgagaagcaaaaaaaattgctgaAAGTGCTCGATGAGAGGAGAAATGTAATATCTGGAtttgctagattggttgccgttcgCTTTTTAGCCTAAAAAGTCTAAAAACGGAAAATTCGGTGAAAAAAGTAGTAATGTTTTCGAAATTTGTGGGGTTGAGAATATGAAGATGACATTTTACCGACTtagtatattacacaaaaaaaaattcttgttcaatcacaaaattaattgatccaaaataattttttaattgaaatgtcttcaatcacgaaaatggtagtataaattacagttgtaattgggcataaaaaaatacttgattaaaaaattaatttatttattagcaactttaaattaattttttcattgattcaattaaagttgtaattgatgttgattgcaaaattcaattaatttttttttattaaaaacattactatttttcaatcactttctataactaGTTTTAATCactgtttattttaattaaaaacaagtatattacTTGGATGTtggtatctcaaaacttcttaacatcgttttctaaattgtgagttaatccatacgtggtatatgttagacaagaaggctccaaaaccaaatctcgtgataggtttatatgggggctatataagattatggactgatatggaccatttttggcatggttgttaaatatcatatactaccaccacgtaccaaatttcaaccagatcggatgaattttgcttctccaaaaggcaccggaggtcaaatctggggatcggtttatatggaagctatatataattatgggctgatatgcaccaattcctgcatggttgttggataccatatactaacattacgtaccaaatttcaaccgaatcggttgaattttgctcctccaaggagctccgggggtcaaatctggggatcggtttatatgggggctatatataattatagaccgatgtggaccaatttttgcatggttgttagagaccatatacttacaccatgtaccaaatttcatccggatcggatgaaattgcttctcttagaggatccgcaagccaaatttgggggtccgtttatatgggggctatacgtaaaagtggaccgacatggcccatttgcaataccatccgacctacatcaataacaactacttgtgccaagtttcaagtcgatagcttgtttcgtccggaagttagaacggacggacggacatgctcagatcgactcagaatttcacaacgacccagaatatatatactttatggggtcttagagcaatatttcgatgtgttacggaacggaaacggaatgacaaagttaatatagcccccatcctctgatggagggtataaaaattattgtttctaataaatttttaactaaaaattaaaaaaaagtccatatttttttaactgacttaatcgtccgagtttgattaaaaagttaattgtatcaattaattttttaattgtaattttaaaatatttcaatcattgatgtagttgacttaatgtttctagtttgattgaaaggttaatagtataaattaatttaatcaattaatttaatcaacttttttaattgggaatattttggtgatatttgtttctgtgtaaacatttttgttagtcaagagctacaactttgctAAAGACAGCAGCAATTTTCGAGCTATGGCCATgcgaaaaatagaagaaaattgcaCAAAAGTGCTCAAATCGAATTTGGCGAAAAAACGAAAggcaaccaatctagcaaaatccagaaattaattttcttctCTCATCGTgtactttcggctgggataagtttaatttaacttaattaaataatttattaatcgaACCGATCCATAAAAAAACCTGCTCTACTTACCTTCTCAAGTGTTTCTGAAATTTGGAAGCTACCgaaaataattgtttaattgttgttttctttttaggATTCCTTCGTTGCTGGCTATTTGTATCCAAAGTCAATTCAGACACATCGGCAGGTCGAGCCAAACGAACAGCTGTGAACAAATTGTCCAGCATTCGCTGACGTCCTATATAACGATCTTCGCGGTTGTTTAAATCACGCCAACCTTAAATTTGGTTTttgcaaaagaaaataaaaataatgaaattttttaatatattctgtCTTCCTTTTATCTCATCAATTCACTTACTTGATGGTATAACACTAGCCGGCACTGAACACTTATAGGGTCCCCATCCTTTAACATTGCCGCTTGCAGCCCGTAGAAAATAACGTCGACCCTGAGTCAAACCTGAAATGTTACATTGAGTACCCATGGTTCCATGGAAACTACGCCAATCCATGAGTTCACGTTCGCCCACCACATTACTGAAATCTGCACGTGTTGACCATTGCACTGTAAATAAAAAAGAAGATTGAATGGAATATGAGAATACGAATTAACCATGAAAAccataataaagaaaaacatatttgggaTGAACATATTACTTCTCTGGAAGTATacacatagaaaatattgaactaatataaaagataatgcaacctaaattttaggatacgcaatttacaaatattaaggacaagtttctttaaattaaaataaagtttataatcttcccttcaaattttattttcattaaatttaggatgaaTCTTGAAAATTTGCGCCCCTTTGTTAAAGTCGTATACCTTAGAAgtaaagtaaatttttcttagagtaaaggaaaaacattttttattaaaaaactcaTATTTAAATTGGCAGACTTATATTTacagagaaaaaatatcacatattttcaataaaaaaaaaattgattaaacttGAAaatgtaatca contains these protein-coding regions:
- the wake gene encoding ankyrin repeat and fibronectin type III domain containing protein wide awake; the protein is MKNNNQQRSLLGTRFCICIFLHYDRLTNNTMNRCYSNNEQKSPTKNLLPLGSCLRSPGALIRQKSFHTLNELTKFCQFRSAQNNQHRRNATAVDDNILPCSLSPTKSATLRSDRSSSSNNSHKYNVHKNQSNISHSTTDDEENCVILRRRPPSSTASTATTISTASTTINPNHQHLTKETKTFHNLNNHNDYHSNDYEELLNETITYTTYSHNNRHAAAADDDDVGDEEEEPPKFYIHPQHQQNQHNLSLQQTKYHHPIPTTAQSYRENSGSPFRWSEQLTQNVVSVAKIRSAISCTAQDLKEMEYLLPQTQQQHLKLPSSSSLSISSTSSLSSTNSGKMLAELSSSTSTSSKPNGIATTTSTHANNNNNLSISRHSQNGHKNLKLLQQQQQQQHFNHNHHHQHPGQQHSHNHIHSKTQHQPSQSMKVNPGAPNSFADENNAGNHQNLAVYRLPASTRTHSTHSNNKGGNTPHRSKMSKKQLKLAQAQLDKLTQCNLHLHALFSAVEHGHLDKARTILESTDVDVNSINTDGLSPLDVAVLSNNRSMTKMLLQHGAMEGSQFSVDSIGTKLNGLLKDAEIRIHDLSGLDGTCQPSFSSRPSISSIIIGNTGSSVTGCTGNEVDKQIGIWERRVKGLRRLLLGWDQARPPDAPASVTVDVTGDNSIQVQILEPFEGAIGTKFKVQWSTRADFSNVVGERELMDWRSFHGTMGTQCNISGLTQGRRYFLRAASGNVKGWGPYKCSVPASVIPSSWRDLNNREDRYIGRQRMLDNLFTAVRLARPADVSELTLDTNSQQRRNPKKKTTIKQLFSVASKFQKHLRRGIYLASIVYCEDKILVTSEDFLPVIEIDESFPSTLNSDYHWLMKVACTWDDVKSLRTDMERNLTSANHFRTKLLSAVCQMQSALGFNDLGQLYYKPLKDNHGTVVLTCIQSVKSQKQVSILNSRWLPVNKLQKKMGALHEEYNINEILISSLTDQLQYHQMAHQRLGPGLYLGYLKMQCSMDQIQVVVPAKTPNVLPHCKVRDNSHISAEEWQVLKRGNTSADGKREDGTRSTSPLRLGLDFNTNTEATTEVQRLFLYDLTAATNKLFSYMNIKPQDALTHRLFDVEVIEHSRDISFLIICPSVELSCAVPGQSELLLQREDLASLSIQAFEMIHLSTYQPGIIQKYARLSCILELDTTLANHSQREAFSTSELQTAKERLAKLQELTASLNAVWKSVRWLMDVIAFARDKNAPPSAAMKDILEFAQNSEQASTPNPQLLQPPLRGDMKFHKSGSGRGSWPGPDSSHSSSNLGPEHSKSEQNLGLSAATTPTSQPSPATSMAYSQKQQTLNQPLTVTSSTLATPSTITTSNLLQVQGDFVSTDMGSSLRKNSGDSVTSHCTTHSFYSANDSALTSTSDFGQMFSVPPSRSDDTLSEAAKQNQKHIQGLQRKRTSSNITPTSSTPVTPMITVHSSSSAPYLVTDPHNLGSSQSLKVNYNGEYESKQIKTAEKVKSASSANLRDNAVYLKSSLSALQTDMKSSTSSSLDENIAPKASTSKQMQRLNSTEEYTASSCPSLASENASEAVPQHNTPSGIIQVYTAYNTGLASGTSLKLHVTAKTSAREVINLVVKQLNMAAVLKGSNGPIYSADVLDNFCLVAVIGARERCLRDDFKPLLLQNPWKKGRLYVRQKHELLAAIEHSNRKSHLI